The Amycolatopsis jiangsuensis nucleotide sequence CCGGCGGTGGCGGTGGTCAGCTCGCCCAACGCGCCGACCGCCTCGCCGATCGGCTCCCGCTGCTGCGCGAGCCCGCTGACCAGCCGCTGGGTCTGGTCGATCAGGTCGCCCAGCTGCGGTCCGCGCGCGTTGACCGTGCCGAGCACCTGGTTGAGGTTGCCGATCACCTGCCCGATCACCTGGTCCTTGTCCGCGATCGAGGTGGTGATCGACGCGGTGTGCGCGAGCAGGCTGGTGATCGTGCCGCCCTCACCCTGGAAGACCTGCACGATCTCGGCGGAGAGCTGGTTGACCTCCTTCGGGTCCAGCGCCTTGAACAGCGGTTTGAACCCGTTGAACAGCACGGTCAGGTTCAGCGCCGGCTTGGTCCGCTCCGCCGGGATGGTGCCGCCCGCGGGCAGCGTGCCGGGCCCGGTCACGTCGGTGCCCAGCGCCAGGTACCGCTGGCCGACGAGGTTGCGGTACTTGATCGTCGCGGTGGCCAGCGCGGGCAGCCGGTAGGACGAGTCGACCGCGAAGCGGACCTCGGCGCGGGCCTGCTCGCCCTCGGCGACGTCGATCGTGTCGACCTGCCCGACCTTGACGCCGGAGATCCGCACGTCGTCGCCTGCCTGCAGGCCCGAGGCGTCGGTGAACTTCGCGACGTACCCCGAGGCGTTCCCGAAGTTCGTGTTCGCGATGGTCGCCGCGAGCACGCCGGTGAGCAGCACGGTGACCGCGGCGAAGATCAGGATCTTCACCAGCGCCGGGACGAACGACCTCATTTCAGCTCGACCTCCGCCCCGCGGTAGAGCGGGCCGACGAGCAGCCCTGCCCAGCCCGGCACCTGCTCCGGGGTGGTGCCGAGCGTGGGCGAGGCGAGCAGCCCGATCAGCTTGTCCTCGGCACTCGAGCCGACCACCGACGGCGCCCCGCCCGGCGCGCCGGACCCGCCGGAGATCGCGCCGGAGGTGATCTCCCCGGGCAGCGAACCGTCCGGTACCCGCGGCGGCGCGGGCTTGCCGGACCCGTCACGCACCGCGCCGTCGGGCGGGTACTGCGGCCAGTACCCCGGTTTGGGCACCTGCGGATAGCAGCGCGGGCCCCGTTTGTCGTCGTACTTCGGCTCGTCGACCCCGGGCAGGTACTTGCCCCGGCTCGCGGCGAACTCGATGGTCACGCGGCTGACCTCCGGATGCGCGGTGCCCTTGCCGAACGCGAGCTCCGCCTCCGGCACCGAACCCGCCAGCTGCTCGAGCATGCACGGGTACTCCGGCGCGTACTTCGCGAGCACGTCGAGCGTCGGCTGGATCGCGGTGGTGAGGCGGATGAGGTTGTCCTTGTTGACGTCAAGGAAGTTCGTCAGGTCACCGGAAGCGGCGGCCACCGAGGAGTACACATCGGACAGTCCCTGCCGCTTCTCCACCACGGTCCGGCTGGTGGTGGTGAGATCCGAGAGCGCCTGCAGCAGGTCCGGCGCGGCCTTGTCGTAGATCCCGGACACGTTCGCCAGCCCGGTGATGTCAGCGTTG carries:
- a CDS encoding MCE family protein, whose product is MRSFVPALVKILIFAAVTVLLTGVLAATIANTNFGNASGYVAKFTDASGLQAGDDVRISGVKVGQVDTIDVAEGEQARAEVRFAVDSSYRLPALATATIKYRNLVGQRYLALGTDVTGPGTLPAGGTIPAERTKPALNLTVLFNGFKPLFKALDPKEVNQLSAEIVQVFQGEGGTITSLLAHTASITTSIADKDQVIGQVIGNLNQVLGTVNARGPQLGDLIDQTQRLVSGLAQQREPIGEAVGALGELTTATAGLLADARPAVADDVKQLGTVSKNLADSQQLLEHLLQVLPGNLEKFTRTLSYGSWFNYYLCGIEGTVGISSLDVTLPIVPIPGTERAPRCGP
- a CDS encoding MCE family protein; this translates as MSTRREVLIRLRHQVLGLAFLVVAAVFFATTIAVYQKVFTPVTLVRLETDHVGSQLRTGGDVKVRGMLVGEIRSVTSTGDHAELELALQPDKVDVIPANVSARLLPKTLFGERYVALQLPASPQSHIEAGAVIPQDRSSSAIELEQVLDHVMPLLQAVQPEKLASTLTAVSTALEGRGEQLGQTLTRLSDYLGKLNPSLPDLNADITGLANVSGIYDKAAPDLLQALSDLTTTSRTVVEKRQGLSDVYSSVAAASGDLTNFLDVNKDNLIRLTTAIQPTLDVLAKYAPEYPCMLEQLAGSVPEAELAFGKGTAHPEVSRVTIEFAASRGKYLPGVDEPKYDDKRGPRCYPQVPKPGYWPQYPPDGAVRDGSGKPAPPRVPDGSLPGEITSGAISGGSGAPGGAPSVVGSSAEDKLIGLLASPTLGTTPEQVPGWAGLLVGPLYRGAEVELK